A genome region from Erigeron canadensis isolate Cc75 chromosome 3, C_canadensis_v1, whole genome shotgun sequence includes the following:
- the LOC122591768 gene encoding probable protein disulfide-isomerase A6 — protein MSLIYKALQYRTFSVDCDEHKPLCTKFGVVSYPTIKWFPKGSLEPIEYEGARSADELAEYINTQAGTAVKLGPILTNVAILNSENFDDIVLDKTKNVLVEFYAPWCHHCNDLVPIYESLATAFKNEDEVVIANIDADNYKDLGERYSVHGYPTIKFFSKNDKAGEEYEGGLDLDSLVTFINDKCGTSRDGKGRLTSSAGIVKILDNLVKEFMNAGDDDKKQVFTKIEEEAGNLDGPMARYGKIYIKVAHSCMAKGVDYAKNETQRIERILSKSISPFKADEFTLKKNILSAFA, from the exons ATGTCTTTGATATATAAAGCTTTGCAATATCGTACGTTCTCA GTGGACTGTGATGAGCATAAGCCTCTTTGCACCAAATTCGGTGTTGTTAGTTATCCAACCATCAAATGGTTCCCCAAAGGGTCTTTGGAACCCATAGA ATATGAAGGTGCCCGCTCTGCTGATGAACTTGCAGAGTATATAAATACTCAAGCAG GGACAGCTGTCAAGCTAGGTCCAATTTTAACAAATGTGGCAATACTAAATTCAGAAAACTTTGACGATATCGTTTTggataaaactaaaaatgtttTGGTTGAGTTCTATGCACCCTG GTGTCATCATTGCAATGACCTTGTTCCT ATCTATGAAAGTCTTGCAACCGCATTTAAAAATGAGGACGAAGTAGTCATTGCAAATATTGACGCTGACAATTACAAAGATCTTGGAGAGAG GTATTCTGTACATGGTTATCCGACTATAAAATTCTTCTCAAAGAATGACAAAGCTGGTGAAGAATATGAAGGAGGGCTGGATTTAGATAGTCTTGTGACCTTCATAAATGACAAGTGTGGTACTAGCCGTGATGGGAAAGGACGACTTACCTCCTCA GCTGGAATAGTTAAGATTTTGGATAACTTGGTGAAGGAGTTCATGAACGCTGGTGATGATGATAAGAAACAGGTATTCACCAAGATTGAGGAGGAAGCTGGAAATCTCGATGGTCCTATGGCAAG ATATGGGAAAATCTACATTAAAGTTGCCCACAGTTGTATGGCTAAAGGTGTCGACTATGCAAAGAATGAAACCCAACGTATAGAACGTATACTTTCCAAG TCGATTAGCCCATTTAAGGCAGATGAATTCACGCTGAAGAAGAATATACTATCTGCATTTGCTTGA